A genomic window from Solanum dulcamara chromosome 11, daSolDulc1.2, whole genome shotgun sequence includes:
- the LOC129874271 gene encoding pentatricopeptide repeat-containing protein At3g02490, mitochondrial-like produces MRNQQRWLLLLRHHSLSQPHISRHLIGQSPFQVNRSLRSMTSSTIHSRASHMLPYQPLTVRSFSTSELAVEHKDSDQIAVLTGVFSKPNRTSDEIKHDLESNNVTVSHDLVIRALRSFNTAPDAARRFFNWVKENESERLSSKVYNYMLGILGSNGFVKEFWSMVEIMKSKGCGVSRGTFNRAIERFEKEKLSGDVEKLKKLYGSELADNSSKEVCSRVCKLIRGNVWGDDVEKQLRESKFEFSSELISMVLEKLECETNKALIFFRWIEESGLCKHNEQTFNAIARVLGRAEFSEKFWKLVDEMRTAGFEMERETYIVVLDNFVKRKMIKDAVDLYEFAMVGINKPSSQDCTFLLKKIVVSKELDLELFSKVLRVFTESGNSLTGANLDAILKSLTSVDRFGECNKILRAMEDAGFTPSHNQQRKIAFNLGSGGKDKESNEFMNYIESTVSTPKSKTWTSLIEGYCEAGDLAKASDAFEMMVEKEGSSHAGYALELLVSLHCRKRRAIHAFKLVEKMVNEKELRVWHTTYKFLIGKLLARRGFEEALDVLHLMKSQDYPPFLDPFIKYLSKTGSADDALTFTAAVTVKKLPSTSVFLNLFEAYFKAGRRNEAQDFLAICPRYIRNHADVLNLFCSKKPQKATATIPVTA; encoded by the coding sequence ATGCGAAATCAACAGCGATGGCTTCTTCTTCTCCGGCATCATTCGCTATCTCAGCCTCACATTTCCAGGCATCTCATTGGTCAATCTCCGTTTCAGGTAAATCGATCTCTTCGTTCTATGACTTCTTCAACTATCCACTCACGTGCATCTCACATGCTTCCTTACCAGCCACTCACAGTTCGTAGTTTCTCCACATCTGAATTGGCTGTCGAACACAAAGATTCAGATCAAATCGCTGTTTTGACTGGTGTTTTCTCTAAACCAAACCGGACTAGTGACGAAATTAAGCATGATTTAGAGTCTAATAATGTTACTGTCTCGCATGATTTGGTTATAAGGGCGTTACGGAGCTTTAATACTGCCCCTGATGCGGCACGTAGGTTTTTTAACTGGGTTAAGGAGAATGAGAGCGAGAGGTTGAGTTCAAAGGTGTATAATtatatgttgggtatactgGGGTCTAATGGATTTGTTAAGGAGTTTTGGAGTATGGTTGAAATCATGAAAAGTAAAGGGTGTGGAGTGTCGAGGGGTACATTTAATCGGGCTATTGAGAGATTTGAGAAGGAGAAGCTGAGCGGCGATGTGGAGAAGCTAAAAAAGTTGTATGGTTCTGAGTTGGCTGACAATTCGAGCAAGGAAGTTTGTTCTAGGGTTTGCAAATTGATTCGTGGAAATGTATGGGGAGATGATGTGGAAAAGCAGTTGCGAGAGTCAAAATTCGAGTTTTCGAGTGAATTGATCAGTATGGTTTTGGAGAAGCTTGAATGTGAAACTAATAAGGCTTTGATATTCTTTAGGTGGATTGAAGAGAGTGGTCTATGTAAGCACAACGAGCAGACATTTAATGCTATCGCAAGGGTCTTAGGTAGGGCAGAGTTCAGTGAGAAGTTCTGGAAGTTAGTTGATGAAATGAGAACTGCAGGATTTGAAATGGAAAGAGAAACATATATTGTGGTTCTGGATAACTTTGTTAAGAGAAAAATGATTAAGGATGCCGTGGACTTATATGAGTTTGCAATGGTTGGCATAAACAAGCCATCCTCGCAGGACTGCACTTTTCTATTGAAGAAAATAGTTGTTAGCAAGGAGCTTGATTTGGAGTTGTTCTCAAAAGTTTTAAGGGTTTTCACAGAAAGTGGCAATTCGTTGACTGGTGCTAACCTTGATGCCATTCTCAAGTCTTTGACCAGTGTTGATAGATTTGGCGAATGCAACAAGATATTGAGAGCAATGGAGGATGCTGGTTTCACACCTAGTCATAATCAGCAGAGGAAAATTGCTTTTAATTTGGGTAGTGGTGGGAAGGATAAGGAATCCAATGAGTTTATGAATTATATAGAATCAACTGTCTCTACTCCAAAGTCTAAAACATGGACATCTTTAATTGAAGGATACTGTGAAGCCGGTGATCTGGCTAAAGCTTCAGATGCATTTGAAATGATGGTCGAAAAGGAAGGGTCATCCCATGCTGGGTATGCTTTAGAGCTCTTAGTTTCCTTGCACTGCCGCAAGAGAAGAGCGATTCATGCATTCAAGCTTGTTGAGAAGATGGTCAATGAGAAAGAACTGCGTGTGTGGCATACCACATATAAGTTCTTGATAGGAAAATTATTGGCTCGACGAGGTTTCGAGGAAGCTCTGGATGTTCTACATTTGATGAAAAGTCAAGATTACCCACCTTTTCTGGATCCCTTCATCAAGTACCTTTCCAAGACTGGAAGTGCTGATGATGCACTTACATTTACTGCAGCAGTGACCGTGAAGAAACTTCCATCAACTTCTGTATTTCTCAATTTGTTTGAAGCATACTTTAAAGCAGGAAGGCGGAATGAAGCACAGGACTTCCTTGCAATATGTCCCAGATACATTAGGAACCATGCAGATGTTTTGAATCTTTTCTGTTCCAAGAAACCCCAGAAAGCAACTGCCACTATTCCTGTGACTGCATAG